Part of the Coregonus clupeaformis isolate EN_2021a chromosome 8, ASM2061545v1, whole genome shotgun sequence genome, tggcttGGAATCTTGAGGCGAGGTGACATAGGCAACCTGGAAGCTGTCACTGTGTACCACTCTCACTCATTCTATTCCATTGATTTAGAACATGTTCTAATGTTCTATGTTTTTATTCTATTCTACCAACATGGTCTACTTACAGTAATGTACGCATCTTGATGAGTCCTAAGAGGAATGTGCTAATGGATACACAGTATTCTAGCTAGGTACATCCAGTCCACTGCCTATTATGAATATTCAAAGAGGATAATAAGAAGAACCCGATGCGGCCACTATCATTAAAATGTGACAAAAGCCAAGTCACTATACACGCTCTTGCTAATGAATGCGGCCAATTATATGTTAAATaaatctccctctttctctcctttggTTTTGCATATATGTATAATAACATCTTCtttcccgttctctctctctccctttctcacccTCTTATCTCTGCCTCTCActctcctttttctctccctccgtctccctcAGTGACGTGGCGGATCATGTCTCAGAAGAAGATATTTCTGGTCTTTGTGGCGATCAGTACCGTCAGTCTACTGCTGCACCATGGGGGCCATTTCAGCTGGTGAGACACccacgcacccacacacagaaTTTGTAATAGGAAATAATCACTGCCACCTGCtcaggttagcatagggctaaatGTGGCAGGTTATGTAATGGGAACAGCTAACATGTAGCGCCAaggattttaattggctgatgtgCACTTAGACTTTTCTAATGTTTGCAAGTATTTGGCCCGCCTTGTTTCACAGAATACAATAATAATCACTGTCACAGTCCTTGTACCTCCAGTCTGGCATCAATCACTATCAACAGATATGAGTTTAATCCATAACATACAGCATCGAGTCTAGTGACCATCAACCCACACCCAATCATGTGTATTAAAGACAGGGAAAATATATAATTATGCTAACCATTGTGTTAATCAGTCAAAACTGAATAGGAACTTTATTCACCTTAAAGTTCCTAATTTCACAGAGATTGAGCAGCAAATCGCGTATTAAAAGCCCCTCCCCCCCTCTATTTTTCTCATCCAGGACGATGGAAGCCTTTCATCTCGGCTGTCCGTCACTGCGCACccacctgtcctcctctctcaagCCCAAACACACCAACGTGGCCTTCCTCAAGACGCACAAGACGGCCAGCACCACCATGCAGAATCTGCTCTTCCGCTTTGCCGAGCGCAACAACCTGACCGTGGCGCTCCCTGTGCAGGCCTGCGGACACCAGTTCTGCTACCCGCGCACCTTCAACGCCCACCTCGTCCACCCACACACCCTGCCACCCAACGTGGTCACCAGCCACATGCGCTTCAACCGTGCCGAGATGCAGCACCTCATGCCTAACGATACCATCTACGTGACCATACTTCGAGAACCAGGGTCCATGTTTGAATCGTTGTTCAGTTACTATAACCAGTACTGTCAGAGTTTTAAGAGAGTTCCCAACGGGTCGCTGGAGGCGTTTCTGAATGAGCCGTGGCGGTACTACCGTCCGGACGAAAAGGACTCCATGTACGCCCGTAACACGCTGACCTTTGACCTTGGTGGGGACAAGGACCGTCCGGCGGCAGACGTGGCTGTGTACGCCCGGGCCTTTGTGGCCGAGACGGAACGTGTCTTCTCCCTGGTGATGATCGCCGAGTACTTTGACGAGTCGCTGGTCCTCCTCCGTCACCTCTTATCCTGGGATCTGGACGACGTGCTCTACGTCAAGCTCAACATGCGGATGTCCGGCTCCAAGCACAGCCTCTCGCCGGGCCTCCCCGCCAAGATCCGCGCCTGGAATGCCTTGGACGCACGCCTCTACGATCACTTCAACGCCTCCCTGTGGCGCCAGCTGACTGCCCTCGGCCCGGCGTGCGTGGCCAGGGAGGTGCGGCTGCTCCGCAGGGCCCAGGAGAGGCTGGTGAGAGGCTGCTTCGGCGGACGGCTCCCCCAGCTCCGCTCGGCCGCCCAGATCAAGAACAAGGAGCTGCGGCCGTGGCAGCCCAGCGCAAAGGTGGACATCGTGGGCTACGACCTGCCGACCAACACCAACGCCACACGGCCCGGAAGCCTGGCCCACGAGCTGTGTCTGAAGCTCATCATGCCAGAGGTCCAGTACACCAGGGTCCTGCTTCGATCACAGTCACTACGCTACCGACGCAGCTACCCGCTCCGCTCCCCTCAGCCCCAGCCGCAGCAGCACATACGGTCGGTCCTGCCACGCCACCAACAGGTGGGGATACAGCAGATGCACCGGGAGGCCCTTCCTCCAGGACCTGGTCCTGCCTCTGGCCTCACAGCCACCCCTAGACCTGCAGGGACCCAGAGCAGGGCCACCAGGGTGGGGCTAAGGTCCTCGGGCCCCCAGAGGCAGACGCCATAACTTAAGACTGCAGCCCCAGCCTTGAATATAGACTGAATACAGACAGACTaaatacaggcagacagactgtcCTCCAGACTTCAGCCATTTGTCCCCAGGGACTGTATCAGGGGctctggaggagagacagagggggaaggACACCCCCAGATTGGGGCTGGAGATTGGGGTAGGACCACAGCAATATGGGCATAGGCAGAGCACTCCCATGTATTACCAACTCTGTATGGGACAATAAAGAACTGTtactctcgctttctctctctgtctcgctctaaTGCCATCCTCCACCTCCCAAGCCTTGAGAAGGTCATGATGCTGACAGTGAGAGAGGGTCACCGCTCCGGGTCTGTGTGCTCTGAGCATCCAACCCTCTAAGCCTTCTCTAGAGAGGAAAACCATCCAGTTCTGGGCCTCTCACCCAATGACTCTCCCCACTCCCACTGTGGGAACTAGGCCCCAGGACAGAGGTTAAATGTCAAAGGTTAGGGCAGGGGTCAGTCTAAGGACCGCTGGCTTATCTCCCTGCCGGCCTATCCCCCAACCATGCCTATACCCTAACCCCCctccccaccacacacacgctCTCAGCCCTACAccaactctctccctccagcccagCCTGCTTTAGAACAACTCTCTATGCTTCTCCAACCCagctcatctctctcccctccaccagCAACTGAACTAGACCATGGCAGCTGCTGCTGACAAATGTGATCTTTTTAAATATgggaatttgtgtgtgtgtgaaagtgtttTTCCTATGCGTTTCGTTTATCTGGGGTGTTATCGCAATAAAGTTATCTTGGTCAAGTCTTATGTAAAGGTAGGGATCTtataaccacccacacacacactggactcaacCCGTCGTTAGTGATGCAAGCCTGCTAAAAGACATGATGAGCGAGAGCTATAGTGTTTGAATATTTAATTATGTAATCTTAATGAGGCTCTCTTTGGACAGACCCTCCACTTGGGTTACAcagcgaaacacacacacacacacacacacacacacagaagtgtGGACCATGCCAAAGTAGCTTACTTATCAGAAGCAAAGCAGAGGGAGGAAATAACTACAGTACTGGGGGAAAGCAGTAGAAGAAGAGAGTCTGGGTCCTGTTCATTTGGACACACTGCGGAAAACGTTTAAAAACATTTTTGCAACAGAATACGAAAAATACGTGTTTCTTCTCCGACAACTCCATGTAGTATTCCCTTCCTGTTTCAGTCCTTGGTCtcccatttggtgcctaatgaacacagccCTGGTGAGGTGGTTGTCATGGAGGTTGTTTTTCGCCTCTCGTTTCATTATGTGGTCAATTTTTTATGCAGTTGGTTGTTCATGTTTAATGTGTTAAGTATGTTTTactctaattattattatttattatttttagtcatttagcagacaaccTAAATGGTATGGTATGAACCGACCGGGGAGCCCtcgaaggtgtgtgtgtgtgtgtgtgtgtgtgtgtgtgtttctgagtaTATATTATTTATTCTCATCACTGGAAAAACAGTCTGTTTTTGTTTACCTTCAATGTATATTTACGATTTTGGAACAGAACATTGTATTGTGGACCAAACCACTTATGGCAATACACACTGTACTGTACATGGCATGTTCTGATGAATAAAATATACATTTTCTACATAGGCCAACCACAAAAGCCACTCAGACAGCACCAAGTGTACTCACTTAAGCATTCATTTTATTGTGTTTTAAGTGCTTCGTAATGCTCtagattgcatcccaaatggcaccatattccctacatagtgcattatttgtagtacactatgtagggaatagggtgccatttgggacccaaaCCTAGTCTAGTGGAAAGAGGACAGTGTAGAAAGATAACTTTCAGAAGGGCCCTTGACCCTGTGAAATCCTCCATGTTCGACTGCTGTTAATTTTTTAAGTGCTCTTTGATTGTACTCTATTTttcatcccaaatgtcacccttttgaccagagccatatgggcgctggtcaaaagtagtgcactaaatagggaataggttgccatttgtgacacagagTACCAAATCTAGGCTGGTTTTTCGGTTTTGAGAGAAATAACCAGCACAGAATGGTGGTTGTGTCATCCACAAGTCAATGATAGCCAGCAATTTTTAGGAATGCtagaattaagcaataaggcacgggGGGGGGtgtgtggtatatgaccaataaaccacggctaagggctgttcttacgcatgaCTCAatacagagtgcctggatacagcacttagccgtggtatattggccatataccacaaaccccgaggtgccttattgctattataaactggttaccaacgtaattagagcagtagaaatacatgttttgtcatacccgtggtatacggtctgatattccacggctgtcagccaatcagcattcagggctcgaaccacctagTTTAGAATAGTTGTTTAATGTTTTACTATTTCATCTCATCACTTTGTCAAATTCTCAGTTAGAACAACGTGGAACAAAAGTGTTCTTTTAGAATGAACCGTATTCTGTTTTTAGTGTCTTTCTCAACAAATTCTGTGTCTTTGTTAAGAGAAAGTGTCAATGTGACACAAAATGATGCGCTTGATCTTTTTTCCGTGACTATATTTCCAATGACATTGTCTCTCTTTCCATGGCATTAATTCATTCTCATATGATATTTATTGATGTATTTGAACTGAAAGGGGTCTTTCTGTTTTTGACTGGGGGGGCTCTAATCATACAGAAGTAAGGTGAAGTTGCCCTAATCTGGGGACAGTTTAGCATTTTCTCtgctaatggttaaggttaggattggggagggggagctgatcctagatctgtacctaggggaaacttcacctaGATCATACAGCTAGAGACAATCAGAGCTAGACGTCCCAAAGCTTTGTACTGAGGGATGATGGGGGAAGCAACCCTTAAAAGTTAAATGATTCAAATCAATGTTTGTTGTCATTTTTCATTTTACATGGGGTAACGGTTTTTAATTACTTGAATTAATAAGCCATTATAAATGGTTATACATTGTTTAGAAATGCTTTTACATGTTTAGAAATGGTTATAAATGCAAAAATATGCATTAATAATAGTATACACAAGTTATAGTTTTGTAAGACTTATTCATGAAAGGTATTACATGCAAATACAAATGTACATCATCAAGAAGACACATATGAATACAAGTCTCAAGCTGCCACGAAGCCACCTAAAATGCTAAATCCACCCCCAAATCACATCCAACTTCCtttagaaaaacaacaacaaagatcTTTCTTCTTTTCAAAGGGAAAAACAGATGCAAATCAATGTGTTTGATATTTACTATGATTACAGCAATCAGCTGTCCTCTTGCCAATGTCTTATTATTACCGCTGTTGTTGCCATGGTGTTATCACTAGCTGGGGTGGCTGAAGTGgagaaagctgtgtgtgtgtctccctggcTGACTGCACTGCTCAGATCTGTGTCACTTCAAACGGACGACAAAGCCACTCTCTGCCAGAGCTCTAATGAGACGCTAATTGAAAGGAGCCGGTGAAAACccaatctgcatcccaaatggcatttgGAACGCAGACACAACCTCATTCAACCGCCTCCCTGATCAAGACATACAGTCAGTTCCatcattattggcacccttgataaagatgagcaaaaaatactttataaaataaataattcaaatactgagctacagtgcattcggaaagtattcagaccccttccccttttccacattttgttacgttacagccttattctaaaatggattaaattacattttttcttcatcaatctatacatttttgcaaatgtattaaaaataaaaagcagaaataccttatttatataagtattcagaccttttgctatgagactcgaaattgagctcaggtgcatcctgtttccattgatcatccttgagatgtttctaccacttgattggagtccacctgtggtaaattcaattgattggacatgatttggaaaggcacacacctgtctatataaggtcccacagttgacagtgcaaaaaccaagccacaaggtctaaggaattgtccgtagagctctgagacaggattgtgtcgaggcacagatctggggacaagcatttcgctacacccacaataacatctgctgaacacgtgtatgtgacaaataaaatgtgatttgatttggaaaggtaacaaaaaatgtctgcagcattgaaggtcgccaagaacacagtggcctccatcattcttaaatggaagaagtttggaaccaccaagactcttcctagagctggccgcccggccaaactgagaaaacccgagccgactaggtgaaaaatctgtcgatgtgcccttgagcaaggcacttaaccctaatcgctcctgtaagtcgctctggataagagcgtctgctaaatgactaaaatgtaaaatgtaaatgtaaaacgggggagaagtgccttggtcagggaggcgaccaagaacctgatggtcactctgacggagctccagagttcgtctgtggagatgggagaaccttccagaaggacaaccatctctgcagcactccaccaatcaggcctttatggtagtgccagacggaagccactcctcagtaa contains:
- the LOC121571213 gene encoding galactose-3-O-sulfotransferase 3 — its product is MSQKKIFLVFVAISTVSLLLHHGGHFSWTMEAFHLGCPSLRTHLSSSLKPKHTNVAFLKTHKTASTTMQNLLFRFAERNNLTVALPVQACGHQFCYPRTFNAHLVHPHTLPPNVVTSHMRFNRAEMQHLMPNDTIYVTILREPGSMFESLFSYYNQYCQSFKRVPNGSLEAFLNEPWRYYRPDEKDSMYARNTLTFDLGGDKDRPAADVAVYARAFVAETERVFSLVMIAEYFDESLVLLRHLLSWDLDDVLYVKLNMRMSGSKHSLSPGLPAKIRAWNALDARLYDHFNASLWRQLTALGPACVAREVRLLRRAQERLVRGCFGGRLPQLRSAAQIKNKELRPWQPSAKVDIVGYDLPTNTNATRPGSLAHELCLKLIMPEVQYTRVLLRSQSLRYRRSYPLRSPQPQPQQHIRSVLPRHQQVGIQQMHREALPPGPGPASGLTATPRPAGTQSRATRVGLRSSGPQRQTP